Genomic DNA from Triticum urartu cultivar G1812 unplaced genomic scaffold, Tu2.1 TuUngrouped_contig_5816, whole genome shotgun sequence:
ccttcgtcgtcgatgtagagcttgccgcgacgactcttggtcatccggcccatagcgtatcccttgagcccttcgaagttgcccttcaagaattcaaatccaccatgcgctggccccacggtgggcaccaactgtcgtggaattttcacggaagatgtcctagagcaaggacttagtcgtaaggccatcgcactaggaagcttaaaggggttaatcgggacaaaggacacgagagagttttatactagttcggccccttacgatgaaggtaaaagcctacgtctaattgggattggtattgctggggtttcgatcaccaagaggctcaactcgccggcttggttatcgacttgttgtttcttgccataagccgccaccgggtcgtccccttatatacatgggttgacgcctggtggcctacagagtcccggtcggctcataatcgtgtccggctcggtgacttcctttacatgcctttctttacataCGGCAGTTCATAATATCGGGCCTTAAACCGTCttcaggcctttgggccttctataagacttaataaactataatcttgaatgtttactgggcttcttgtgtaacccgccattggggctgacccggcccctcctgggcgggtcataactgatagtaatatccccaataACTATCAAGTGAAGGTTTTTCCAGATGTCATTCCAAAATTTTATGACAAGGGGCTCATAAAACTCCCCGTATggaggctgaaagacacaccagGATTCTGTGGCCGTAGGTGAGAAAACTATACCGACGCCCAAGAGAACACTGATACTTCGCATTTGTATCAGATACCATATCTGATACTCATTCTTTCCCGATATGTCTTCGATACCTCTGAAGCTCTAGTAGTGTCGGTGGTGGGCTCCTTTCCCCGGTGCTCCCACTCCCCTTTCCCCCACTATCCCGTAGAATTCTATCTAATGGATGGTTCATGATTTACTTCTCTTCCTCCCTTTCTCTCTAACTGAACTTTTATGTTTGGTGAATTGCCGCTACCCTTTGGCTGTTGGTTCTTGCTTTTGTTGGAATCATGGATAAGAAGATAGAGGATAATGTGCTGCACTGACTAAACATATGCTAATTGGCTTGATGCTTAATTGATAACTTTTTTTTCAAAAGTAGTCAAATGTATCCCCGTATTGGCTCTTTTCAGAAATGACATATTTATCGCCCTAATACATATACACGTATCCATATCGGTGCAATCTAGACCGGCACACTTCAAATCATCCTCGACTCTTAACAGCACTGAAACAGATGTATCTAACCAGGCCTTGCACATTGGTTATCACTGCGTGCCACTGATAAGCATACGAAGAGCAAGATAACAAATACTCCCTCTATTCCAAAATACTTgccgtggttttagttcaaattagTAGTTCGTAAAAATATCTGGTTCGATGTGGCTGCAAGCGAGAAAATCATGCCAGCGAACTCTGAATCATCTTTGACTCTGTAGTATCACTGAATAGAAGGTTCTTGCCAAAGCCCTGCATCCTGCACACTGCTCACGTATATCACCTGGTGGCAGTGATAAGCATAAAAGAAGATGGACACCAAATCATGGGCCATTTCACCTGGTGGCAGTGATAAGCATAAAAGAAGATGGACACCAAATCATGGGCCATTTAGAATAAATTACACCACACTGAAAGCAGTAGGATGCACATATACAAGTCAGGGGAACACAAGTTACTAACATACATTCATGCATAACAGGCACAACCAGAAACTAACCTACCCGAGCTTCGATTCGCTGTTAAGACATGACACACAAGTTTAACTAGAAAAGCACAGACAGAGACCACACATCATTGAAATTTAGACCTCTAGTAGCACTTAACTATGCATCAGTTCTTTCTCCTACACGCGGACTCGGAAGTCAAAGTCAGAAAGCAGAAAAAATAATATTCAGGCAACAGCAACCATGAGAGACTGCAGCACTTATAAAAAAATGGTTCAGAACCAGCTGTGAGTTGTTCCACAAGGAATTTTAAACATCCTATTTCAGTAACacttactccctccgttcctaaatatttgtctctttagagatttcaaatggactactacatgcggatgtatatagacatattttagagtgtagattcactcattttgctctgtatgtagtcacttgttgaaatctctagaaagacaaatatttaggaacggagggagtatattctTGCTACTTAAGGAATTTTAAACATCCTACTTCAGTAATAGTGAATTGTTCCACAAGAACTAAAATTTCTTCCACTATTAATTATGAATTATCATTAACACTTCAATTACCAATTTTCGTGGAATAGAAATTTAGTGCCCGTGCTGGAGCACTAAATTAAATCACAATGAAGGGGTTACTGAAAGCAGTAGGTTCTGCATTACATGAGTCATAGAAACACAAGTTACTACTACTTGCATAAACAGAGACTACTATTGTATCACCTGGTGGCAGTAATAACCATACAAGGAGATAGATACTAAATCACAGCAGGTTGCACATAAACAAGTTAGGGGAACATAAGCTACTATAATACATTCATCCATAACAGGCACAACCAGAGACTAACCTACCCGAGACGTAAGGCAACTAGACAAGCACAAAGAGAGACTACCCATCACTGAAATTTGGACCTCTGATAGCACCGAACTATGTATCAGCTCTTTATCCGACGCGCAGGCTCGACTTGAGAAGGTCAGCCAACACCGAAGGGCAGCTTGCCGCCAGGTACTTGTACCCCTCCGTTGCCAACACAGCATCAAGAACCTCACGATTTCTAATGATGAACTGGACGCACTTCGCCTTGAGCCGTGGACAGTTGTGCTGCTCGGCAAGAGCCAGAGACGTCGCTGCAGTGTCGACATTGATGCCATCAGAGAGCTTGCCTTCGCAGATCAGCTTGAGCCTGTCCAGCCCGTATCTGTCAGCAGCTGCAAGCAAGTGCTGGGCTAACATTGTCACCTCCTCACCCTTCTCGTCGAATTCAGCCACAGTGTCAGTGTAGATGTAGTGAAGCAGGGCCTTGAACACCGCAGCCTCCATGTCCTCGATCACCACACTCTGTGAGCATTTCTCCTTCATGTCTCCAAAGAACTGAGCCATGAAAACCGGAGACCTCGCAGCCAGTATGCTCTTATGCGCGGCAAAGGACTCGCCGGACACGAGGAACGTGACGTCTGCCCCGGCCTCGCTCTGCAGGAGTAGAGCCAGGTGCCGGCCCAAGTTTGAGGATGGCACCGGCACTTGTTCGACAGGGTCCGTCACCATATCAGGCAGCTCCTTAAGAACCTCAATGCTGCATTCCATTGTGAAGGAATCGCCTCGGAGAAACGCCGACGCCGCCAGCGCGCGCCGCCCGACGACCGCCGCCTTGGTCGAGCATTCCTGGGGGCGACTGAACACCTTTGAGATGCTGATTTCATTGGACGGTTTGAGTATCCCTCTTGGGTCGACCAGCCGGCAGCCTATGGCCGCCCTCACGCTGCCCCTGCGGGGCTTGCTGAGGAAGGCCACCTCCAGCACCACGTacgcgccgcccccgccgccggcAGAGCTGGTCATCGCGGGGTAGACGCGGACCTCCCACTCGTACCCGTCGAAGGTCCACCTAGATCTGACGCAGTCGTCGTGGTCCATGCTCTCGGTCAGGCTGAAACCGTCGATCTTGAGCAGCCGCACCGAGCGCGCGACGGCGGTGAAGTTTATGCAGGTGTTCTCCATGGCGTTTCTGGGTGGAGACGAACGCGTGTGAGGAGGATTCAGTAGGCAACGAGAAAGGCGTGAGGGCAGAGGGCGCGAAGGGCGGCTCACCGGCGCCGCTGGAGGCTGGGTACGAGGACCGACGTCGGCGAGGCGGACCGACTGGCCTGCGGGCGTCCGCTGTGGCGGATCTGGCCGGATTTGGGGGAGGACGACGAGCCGGAACCGCGTTTGGCTGGTGGAGGTCGGCGGCGCCGGGGAGGAGAAGGTGGAGGTGGTGAGTGAGGAGGATTCCGACTGGACTGCCAAAATTGACGGTGGGAGACTGATTGGGCAAAGCTCACCAAACGGGCCAGCCCGGCACGGTTAGTAAACAGGCCGTGCCTTGCCGGCCGGCATGCTGCAGTCTCGAGCCCAGGCACGGCCCAACTGCTATTCGGGCCAGCACGGGGGCACAACAGGCACGGAAGTTTATGAAAAGCAAAAAATGTCGTTGTTTTTATGTGGACATTCTCTTTTCTTCACACAGgattgttttttattttatttttgcgGAATAATTCTTGTATTACTCAATCAAAACACGGTTACAGTCATGCTTAACAGCGTCCAAAACCGCATCTGGTCCTGACCCAAGCCACACAACAATTCAGCCTTGAGTCCTCCCAAAGTTGGCCAAAACATGACTAGAATTATTACAACTACGATGGATATGAGTAATACAAGAACTACGTTCGGACATACTATCTTTAATCTCTCTAGTAAGACTTTGACGTCAGATCGAACATTTGTTATGGCAATTTGTGTTTGGCGTGAGCCGTAAGGATAGCATATTTAGTTTGCAGGCACGGAATTTCCTGACAAAAAAGGAACTGAGACGGATTTGCCATACTCATCAACTAAACTTGTCATTCTCGACAAAATTGTTATGAGAAGATTTGATTTACCATGCCTAAAAATCTAACGTTTGTTAGATATTCTGGTCTTTTTATAAAGATTGACTGACTGTGACAAAACAATTGTCAAAAAAGACGGTTTCGCAGGTTTTTAACAGCAAAGGATCCTGAAGGATCACGGAGATTTATTCATTAAAACCTACTCCCTtcgcccataatataagaacatttttaaGCTTTGTAGTTTCAAAAATGTTCTTATAGTGTGAGAGACAGAGGGAGTAGCGTACAACACATCTTACAAAAGGACCCAAAAGAAACAAAAAGGTACAACCAAGTCCCTGGACTTCTGTAAGAAGGACGGGGTCAGACACCACCACAATGAATTCGCCTCGCCATTGCCAGGGAACAAGCCACTTGGGGCAACGAGGGCGCCATAGTCGAAGCCATGGCTACCGACAAGAAAAAGAAATCGGCGATGGAATCATGATGTCGGTCGGCCTAGGTTTTCATAGGTTTGAATAGTACTACATAGCTACCGGCCACCAAATTGTTTTTCATTCGTTGAAGTAACTTGTTTTCTACCAGCTCTACTGCTAGCTCAAAAAGAATACTTCCATCATTTCTATTTGAGAAAGTACATTAAATCAAAAGATGTGCAAGGATTTAAAGATGATATAAATCAAACAAATCATAAATTGTGAAATTTTTAAGGatttcaaataatattcatgcattttaaaaatggtttgcaaattttaaaaatgttaacAGACCTTGAAAAGTTCATGAACTTTAAAAATTATTCATGAAATTTAATATATGTTCATTGGTTTTAAAAAATGTCAtgatttttaaaaaaatcatgaataaAAATGTGAAAtaaaaaatcaaaataaaaaataaaaaagaatattaaaaccaaaagagaaaacaaagtaataaaaaactaaaaactaagcaatgcctTGTAGAACATGCTCAAATAGAGGGAGCTTAGTATCTCAAAGATTTTAAACCAAAGTGAGTTTAAGGGTTGTTAGTTTAAAATGGACTTCTAACGGGTAACATCCACATTtgcaaaaagaaagaaaaatggTGCAACATAATGCATTTTTATTGCTAGTGAATGACAGGAAATAAATTTGTGCACAGAAAGTGGCCTTGTTAGCCCACCACGAATGTCCTCTTGTCACACAAAATGtgtattactccctccgttcggaattacttgtcgcaaaaatagatgtatctagacgtattttagttctagatacatccattttgtacgtctagatacatccatttttgcgacaagtaattccgaacggagggagtacttcagAAGGAAGAAATGCAAAATGTACGTATCACATTAACATCTACTACATGTGTAATTTTTTTAAAGAATTCTTAGTTCTGAGAATAGCTTGTGACAGAGAAAGCAAAAATCAATACTTGCACAAGAAAGAAAGCGCAAGAACATCACTACATCAGCGCAGCAAATCAAGAACATGCTAGTTTCAAATTTGTGTTGGAGTAAACTACAAAAGCGGTAACTTAAATCTGCTTCGCTACAAAAGCAGGAACCGAAGTGTGCTTCGCTACAAAAGCAGCAACTTGAATCTCATCAGCTGCAGGAAACAAGTCCGCCTTTATAAGACAAGCCAACGCCGTCACCTGACCATGTCCCTGATGCCCTAAAGATTGCTCTGACTGTAACTGAAGAGTAGCTCGGCAATCGCATTGGTGAGTAACTGCAACGAAGAATCTGGTACTCGAGATCACGGCAGTAATCTTCGCAGTTACCCTCTTGGTGTATTCAAGGAACAATCTTGCTGTTCCGGAGAAACGACGATCTGAAAATCGCTTTGCTACACCGGACACCACTTCCAGCATCAAGCGTTGTACCAGCTCCAAGTAGGAGTTGCTTCCTACTCTGTTTCCGAACACAAGTAGCCTCCTTCGTAGAATTTCTCCATTTCCTGTTCCACAAGCTGATGTTGACTGCGAAAAGCACAAAGAACTTATTCCAGGATGTTCTGATTTTCCTTGGCATTTCCTAAGGTTCAGAGAACAGATGATTCAGGAAACATGTAGAGCCTCTGCTAGAGCTTATCCCGAGTGCTCCTCCGGATCTGGAGTTCTGTGCGGATCTGCTGTACTGCTCCTCAGTGACCTTATAGGTCTGGCAGCACGCATCATTAGGCCAGTTCATTTCCGCATCCTTGGCAGCACATACCACCGGCACGAGGTTAAGGATCTAGCGTTAATGGTATCAAGTGGATGAGATTTACATACTTACAAAGTGATTAGATATGCTCGTATTACAGAAGTGATAGGTGCTGTACCTTCTGTGTGCAGAGTGCAGCACCATCTTGCTCTTGCATCCAATTCGGCACAATACCTCAATCAACGGTCTCGGGTTCTAAGCAGCCAGAGGCAAGAGAAGGGCAGCTGGCATTGTACCTTCGAACAAGCCTGCACTAAATAGAAAACCTGAATATGAACATTTTTCTATCAATGTTTTCACACCTACTAGCGCTAAAAACTCACAGGACTACTATTAAGATGTACAGCAGAAAAAAGAAAATAACCTAGAATTAAGACCAGCTTGGAAATTTATCTCTACTGACCTTCTTTTCCACCAGCTGCAGTAGTAACTCGGTGTCTAGAACACAAGCAGAGGCCATTCCAACCCAACAGTTCCTGTAGCTTGTGGACTCACAGGTTCTTTTCATTGCTACAACTCATTAGAATCAATACTTGGAAttattttcttcagtaggctaaATGATGATGTAGGCATGTTACATTCTGCAGTGAACTGCAGTAGCTCGTTCTCTAGAACTGCAAAAGCATCAGCAAAAGCCTGCCATGAAAAGCATCAGAAAATACCAGTAAGACTTATTGATCCATGATTTGCCGGACGAATATTTATATCTTCAAAGGCCAAACAAAGAACGCATTAGTACTAGTACCATGCAAAGACTAAATTTCAATACCGGGATTCCCCGGTCAGATGAGTTACTATATAACAGAGCATAATAACAGAAAACGGCATTGCCACAAGTCCAAAACGCTCTAGATGCAAAAGATGGATTCAAGCAGTCCAGAAAAGATAATTTCAACCAACCTTGATGCATTGGTGGATCCGGAAACAATTCCGGCCCACATTGTTAGCAGGGCAAAGAGGGTCATCGATATGAATTGGATCAATGCTGCAAAATCCACAATATGAAAACTTAACATAGGCAGAAGGCGACAGACATAAACGATGTATTACTGAGATCGACTTTTATTACCTGTGCCCTCTTTCTCGGTTCAAATAAATTCCACTTCCTTGGATGGAAATACGCATATGGCGTGGATCAAACACATTCCTGTCATCCAGAATGTTTGAAAGCGGTTAGAAGTCAGATGCACCAATATATTGCTAATTTAGCTGTCCCAAAAGAGAAAACATACACTGGGCCCCTATAGTCATTCTAGCACACTTTACATGCTTTTCTACATCTGGTACTCATATTTTCCCTTATGTTTTAAACAATAAAGTGTCCATACATAACTCACTTACCCAAAAAAATACAGGAAATCCATCAAAAGGCTCCCTAGATTCTGCCAAACACAAAACAGCAAAAATGTAGCGTTAGTGGCAGTTTACAATAAAAATATGAACTTGCTAAGAAGAGGGGCCAGAGATAAATTTTTATTTTTCCATTGGTACTACTGAAGTTTGAAACTCAAAGATGACCAAATATCTACATATATGTGAGCCAACCACTAAAATATAATATATGATACAGAAACAAATATCTCACAGAAACATGATAGAGTAACCAAGGAAAAAATAGTGTAGATTCTAAGTGAGCTATACTATTCAAGATGTGCAACTTACTTGGTTAATAGGCCGACCAAGATGATGTTCATGCTGAAGAAAACGAGTGATTAACAACACCTGCGAAGGATATTAAAAGATGAAGTTCTTTTCACAGGTCATCTCAAGAGTTAATGTCGTTAATAAATATAATATGCTAACATGAAATGTAAGCATCAAGTATGTTATCCAGAGATGAAAATATATAAGAAAATATAAGTTAGCTCGGAAACGTGCTTGTAATGCTGTTAGACATACATTAGCAGTCAATACGAGGACATATTATCTGACCGAAAAAAATTATCTGATTGGAAGGTTTAATCCAGACAAACCATCAAAAGTATAGAACATTCAACTGTGACCAACCCTGATAAAATTAACAAGAAAAATTCTTACTAAAATTAAGGAAGATATTTTAGTCATTATTATACTAACTCAGAAGCAATGATCTGGAGAGCGTGTAGGTGAACATAAAGAAGTTATCCAGCGCAAACAAACTTTCAGAGTCATAAATCAACACAAAAAGAAATCATGGGAGTATTATGAAAAGCTACATACCAAACAGTAAGAGCTTAGACCACCCGAATATGGGTGGTCCAAACTACGATCTGCCAAAAACTTCTTCATGATTAAGGCAAGGGGTAAAGCCGCAGGAAATTGCTGAGTCAGCTCACCAACCTGTAGCCAGTTAAGAAAGAAGGTGAATAAGCATGGCAAACTTGGATCTCTAATTTTAGTCCCGAAAATTTTGTATTCATGACTTTCAAGCACAATTTCATGGGCACCAAAGCATGTGACAGTACCATATAGTTAGATAGTTCCATGGTTCAACTAACCAAGCAGCTAGCTAGCTGACCATTCATGTGCATACAAGACTTGCACTTGCACTTGAGAAAGAAACTAAGTGATTGTGGTGGTATTGAACGCAACATACTAAACAAATCCAAAACCTCATAAATGTTGCCTTCCAGCATCTCTTTTTCTTTAGTTGAACCATCACCATGACATCATTAAAAACAGAAATCACACAAGAACCATCATTATCTCATCCTTAGGATCATTTGAGGCGACATGTATGTAAGCATCAAATGAGAAAACATTACTATTACCTCCGTaccaaaatataagacgttttgtAGGCTAGTTTAGCCTAcaaaaaacatc
This window encodes:
- the LOC125529750 gene encoding BTB/POZ and MATH domain-containing protein 1-like, with the translated sequence MENTCINFTAVARSVRLLKIDGFSLTESMDHDDCVRSRWTFDGYEWEVRVYPAMTSSAGGGGGAYVVLEVAFLSKPRRGSVRAAIGCRLVDPRGILKPSNEISISKVFSRPQECSTKAAVVGRRALAASAFLRGDSFTMECSIEVLKELPDMVTDPVEQVPVPSSNLGRHLALLLQSEAGADVTFLVSGESFAAHKSILAARSPVFMAQFFGDMKEKCSQSVVIEDMEAAVFKALLHYIYTDTVAEFDEKGEEVTMLAQHLLAAADRYGLDRLKLICEGKLSDGINVDTAATSLALAEQHNCPRLKAKCVQFIIRNREVLDAVLATEGYKYLAASCPSVLADLLKSSLRVG